One genomic segment of Odocoileus virginianus isolate 20LAN1187 ecotype Illinois chromosome 17, Ovbor_1.2, whole genome shotgun sequence includes these proteins:
- the ERAL1 gene encoding GTPase Era, mitochondrial isoform X1, with the protein MAAYSWRGAVLLRTVSRLWQPGPDVAREWMIRLPSLLGCQRRCVSCVAGPAFSGPRLASASRPNGQNSALDCFLGLSQPDNSLPFRVPAVSVHRDEQDLLLVHRPDMPENPRVLRVVLLGAPNAGKSTLSNQLLGRKVFPVSRKVHTTRSQALGVITEKETQVILLDTPGLISPAKQKRHHLELSLLEDPWKSMESADLVVVLVDVSDKWTRNQLSPQLLRCLTQFSQVPSILVMNKVDCLKQKSVLLELTAALTEGVVNGKKLKMRQALHSQPGPHRPSPAAQGPDVQPVRDPQRMGWPHFQEIFMLSALSQEDVKTLKQYLLAQAQPGPWEFHSEVLTSQTPEEICANMIREKLLEYLPKEVPYNIQQKTEVWDEGPSGELVIEQKLLVPKESHMKILIGPKGYLIAQIAQEASPPKLLAGATNQNCLQGLGPGMDADRLTDSWLAWPSLHHICRVMPSAGGRNLP; encoded by the exons ATGGCTGCCTACAGCTGGCGCGGGGCTGTGCTCCTCAGAACCGTGTCGAGACTTTGGCAGCCAGGTCCTGATGTCGCAAGGGAATGGATGATCCGGCTCCCCTCTCTCTTGGGCTGTCAGCGGAGGTGCGTTTCCTGTGTAGCGGGCCCGGCCTTCTCTGGTCCCCGCCTGGCTTCGGCTTCACGCCCTAATGGCCAGAACTCAGCCCTGGATTGCTTTCTCGGACTCTCTCAGCCAGACAACTCGTTGCCTTTTCGCGTCCCCGCTGTGTCGgtgcacagag ATGAGCAAGATCTCCTCTTGGTCCATCGCCCCGACATGCCTGAGAACCCCCGAGTCCTACGAGTGGTCCTCCTGGGTGCCCCAAATGCGGGGAAGTCTACACTCTCCAACCAGCTGCTCGGCCGAAAA GTGTTCCCTGTCTCTAGGAAAGTGCACACCACTCGCAGTCAAGCTCTGGGGGTCATCACAGAGAAAGAGACCCAGGTG ATTCTACTTGACACACCTGGCCTCATCAGCCCTGCTAAACAGAAAAG ACACCATCTGGAGCTCTCTTTGTTGGAAGATCCTTGGAAGAGCATGGAATCGGCTGACCTGG TTGTGGTACTTGTGGATGTCTCAGACAAGTGGACTCGGAACCAGCTCAGTCCCCAGCTGCTCCGGTGCTTGACCCAGTTTTCCCAAGTCCCCAGCATCCTTGTCATGAACAAG GTTGATTGCCTGAAGCAGAAGTCTGTTCTCCTAGAGCTCACAGCCGCCCTCACTGAAGGTGTAGTCAATGGCAAGAAGCTCAAAATGAGGCAGGCCTTGCACTCACAGCCGGGCCCCCATCGCCCTAGCCCAGCAGCTCAGGGCCCAGACGTGCAGCCTGTGAGAGACCCTCAGCGGATGGGCTGGCCCcacttccaggagatcttcatgtTGTCAGCCCTAAGCCAGGAGGATGTAAAAACACTGAAG CAATACCTCCTGGCACAGGCCCAGCCAGGGCCCTGGGAGTTCCACAGTGAGGTGCTCACCAGCCAGACACCTGAGGAGATCTGTGCCAACATGATCAGAGAGAAGCTCCTGGAGTACCTGCCCAAGGAGGTGCCCTACAACATACAACAG AAAACAGAAGTCTGGGATGAAGGGCCAAGCGGGGAGCTGGTGATCGAGCAGAAGCTTCTGGTGCCCAAAGAATCTCACATG AAGATCCTGATTGGTCCAAAGGGGTACCTGATCGCTCAGATCGCACAGGAG GCGTCCCCGCCCAAGCTGCTGGCGGGAGCCACTAACCAGAACTGCCTGCAGGGCCTGGGGCCAGGCATGGACGCCGACAGGCTGACCGACTCCTGGCTGGCCTGGCCAAGTCTGCACCACATCTGCCGAGTCATGCCTTCTGCTGGAGGAAGGAACCTGCCTTAG
- the ERAL1 gene encoding GTPase Era, mitochondrial isoform X3 encodes MAAYSWRGAVLLRTVSRLWQPGPDVAREWMIRLPSLLGCQRRCVSCVAGPAFSGPRLASASRPNGQNSALDCFLGLSQPDNSLPFRVPAVSVHRDEQDLLLVHRPDMPENPRVLRVVLLGAPNAGKSTLSNQLLGRKVFPVSRKVHTTRSQALGVITEKETQVILLDTPGLISPAKQKRHHLELSLLEDPWKSMESADLVVVLVDVSDKWTRNQLSPQLLRCLTQFSQVPSILVMNKVDCLKQKSVLLELTAALTEGVVNGKKLKMRQALHSQPGPHRPSPAAQGPDVQPVRDPQRMGWPHFQEIFMLSALSQEDVKTLKQYLLAQAQPGPWEFHSEVLTSQTPEEICANMIREKLLEYLPKEVPYNIQQKTEVWDEGPSGELVIEQKLLVPKESHMKILIGPKGYLIAQIAQEVGRDLMNIFLCEVQLRLSVKLLK; translated from the exons ATGGCTGCCTACAGCTGGCGCGGGGCTGTGCTCCTCAGAACCGTGTCGAGACTTTGGCAGCCAGGTCCTGATGTCGCAAGGGAATGGATGATCCGGCTCCCCTCTCTCTTGGGCTGTCAGCGGAGGTGCGTTTCCTGTGTAGCGGGCCCGGCCTTCTCTGGTCCCCGCCTGGCTTCGGCTTCACGCCCTAATGGCCAGAACTCAGCCCTGGATTGCTTTCTCGGACTCTCTCAGCCAGACAACTCGTTGCCTTTTCGCGTCCCCGCTGTGTCGgtgcacagag ATGAGCAAGATCTCCTCTTGGTCCATCGCCCCGACATGCCTGAGAACCCCCGAGTCCTACGAGTGGTCCTCCTGGGTGCCCCAAATGCGGGGAAGTCTACACTCTCCAACCAGCTGCTCGGCCGAAAA GTGTTCCCTGTCTCTAGGAAAGTGCACACCACTCGCAGTCAAGCTCTGGGGGTCATCACAGAGAAAGAGACCCAGGTG ATTCTACTTGACACACCTGGCCTCATCAGCCCTGCTAAACAGAAAAG ACACCATCTGGAGCTCTCTTTGTTGGAAGATCCTTGGAAGAGCATGGAATCGGCTGACCTGG TTGTGGTACTTGTGGATGTCTCAGACAAGTGGACTCGGAACCAGCTCAGTCCCCAGCTGCTCCGGTGCTTGACCCAGTTTTCCCAAGTCCCCAGCATCCTTGTCATGAACAAG GTTGATTGCCTGAAGCAGAAGTCTGTTCTCCTAGAGCTCACAGCCGCCCTCACTGAAGGTGTAGTCAATGGCAAGAAGCTCAAAATGAGGCAGGCCTTGCACTCACAGCCGGGCCCCCATCGCCCTAGCCCAGCAGCTCAGGGCCCAGACGTGCAGCCTGTGAGAGACCCTCAGCGGATGGGCTGGCCCcacttccaggagatcttcatgtTGTCAGCCCTAAGCCAGGAGGATGTAAAAACACTGAAG CAATACCTCCTGGCACAGGCCCAGCCAGGGCCCTGGGAGTTCCACAGTGAGGTGCTCACCAGCCAGACACCTGAGGAGATCTGTGCCAACATGATCAGAGAGAAGCTCCTGGAGTACCTGCCCAAGGAGGTGCCCTACAACATACAACAG AAAACAGAAGTCTGGGATGAAGGGCCAAGCGGGGAGCTGGTGATCGAGCAGAAGCTTCTGGTGCCCAAAGAATCTCACATG AAGATCCTGATTGGTCCAAAGGGGTACCTGATCGCTCAGATCGCACAGGAGGTGGGCCGTGACCTCATGAACATTTTCCTCTGTGAAGTTCAGCTCCGGCTGTCTGTGAAACTCCTCAAGTGA
- the ERAL1 gene encoding GTPase Era, mitochondrial isoform X2 has translation MAAYSWRGAVLLRTVSRLWQPGPDVAREWMIRLPSLLGCQRRCVSCVAGPAFSGPRLASASRPNGQNSALDCFLGLSQPDNSLPFRVPAVSVHRDEQDLLLVHRPDMPENPRVLRVVLLGAPNAGKSTLSNQLLGRKVFPVSRKVHTTRSQALGVITEKETQVILLDTPGLISPAKQKRHHLELSLLEDPWKSMESADLVVVLVDVSDKWTRNQLSPQLLRCLTQFSQVPSILVMNKVDCLKQKSVLLELTAALTEGVVNGKKLKMRQALHSQPGPHRPSPAAQGPDVQPVRDPQRMGWPHFQEIFMLSALSQEDVKTLKQYLLAQAQPGPWEFHSEVLTSQTPEEICANMIREKLLEYLPKEVPYNIQQKTEVWDEGPSGELVIEQKLLVPKESHMILIGPKGYLIAQIAQEASPPKLLAGATNQNCLQGLGPGMDADRLTDSWLAWPSLHHICRVMPSAGGRNLP, from the exons ATGGCTGCCTACAGCTGGCGCGGGGCTGTGCTCCTCAGAACCGTGTCGAGACTTTGGCAGCCAGGTCCTGATGTCGCAAGGGAATGGATGATCCGGCTCCCCTCTCTCTTGGGCTGTCAGCGGAGGTGCGTTTCCTGTGTAGCGGGCCCGGCCTTCTCTGGTCCCCGCCTGGCTTCGGCTTCACGCCCTAATGGCCAGAACTCAGCCCTGGATTGCTTTCTCGGACTCTCTCAGCCAGACAACTCGTTGCCTTTTCGCGTCCCCGCTGTGTCGgtgcacagag ATGAGCAAGATCTCCTCTTGGTCCATCGCCCCGACATGCCTGAGAACCCCCGAGTCCTACGAGTGGTCCTCCTGGGTGCCCCAAATGCGGGGAAGTCTACACTCTCCAACCAGCTGCTCGGCCGAAAA GTGTTCCCTGTCTCTAGGAAAGTGCACACCACTCGCAGTCAAGCTCTGGGGGTCATCACAGAGAAAGAGACCCAGGTG ATTCTACTTGACACACCTGGCCTCATCAGCCCTGCTAAACAGAAAAG ACACCATCTGGAGCTCTCTTTGTTGGAAGATCCTTGGAAGAGCATGGAATCGGCTGACCTGG TTGTGGTACTTGTGGATGTCTCAGACAAGTGGACTCGGAACCAGCTCAGTCCCCAGCTGCTCCGGTGCTTGACCCAGTTTTCCCAAGTCCCCAGCATCCTTGTCATGAACAAG GTTGATTGCCTGAAGCAGAAGTCTGTTCTCCTAGAGCTCACAGCCGCCCTCACTGAAGGTGTAGTCAATGGCAAGAAGCTCAAAATGAGGCAGGCCTTGCACTCACAGCCGGGCCCCCATCGCCCTAGCCCAGCAGCTCAGGGCCCAGACGTGCAGCCTGTGAGAGACCCTCAGCGGATGGGCTGGCCCcacttccaggagatcttcatgtTGTCAGCCCTAAGCCAGGAGGATGTAAAAACACTGAAG CAATACCTCCTGGCACAGGCCCAGCCAGGGCCCTGGGAGTTCCACAGTGAGGTGCTCACCAGCCAGACACCTGAGGAGATCTGTGCCAACATGATCAGAGAGAAGCTCCTGGAGTACCTGCCCAAGGAGGTGCCCTACAACATACAACAG AAAACAGAAGTCTGGGATGAAGGGCCAAGCGGGGAGCTGGTGATCGAGCAGAAGCTTCTGGTGCCCAAAGAATCTCACATG ATCCTGATTGGTCCAAAGGGGTACCTGATCGCTCAGATCGCACAGGAG GCGTCCCCGCCCAAGCTGCTGGCGGGAGCCACTAACCAGAACTGCCTGCAGGGCCTGGGGCCAGGCATGGACGCCGACAGGCTGACCGACTCCTGGCTGGCCTGGCCAAGTCTGCACCACATCTGCCGAGTCATGCCTTCTGCTGGAGGAAGGAACCTGCCTTAG
- the ERAL1 gene encoding GTPase Era, mitochondrial isoform X4: MPENPRVLRVVLLGAPNAGKSTLSNQLLGRKVFPVSRKVHTTRSQALGVITEKETQVILLDTPGLISPAKQKRHHLELSLLEDPWKSMESADLVVVLVDVSDKWTRNQLSPQLLRCLTQFSQVPSILVMNKVDCLKQKSVLLELTAALTEGVVNGKKLKMRQALHSQPGPHRPSPAAQGPDVQPVRDPQRMGWPHFQEIFMLSALSQEDVKTLKQYLLAQAQPGPWEFHSEVLTSQTPEEICANMIREKLLEYLPKEVPYNIQQKTEVWDEGPSGELVIEQKLLVPKESHMKILIGPKGYLIAQIAQEASPPKLLAGATNQNCLQGLGPGMDADRLTDSWLAWPSLHHICRVMPSAGGRNLP, encoded by the exons ATGCCTGAGAACCCCCGAGTCCTACGAGTGGTCCTCCTGGGTGCCCCAAATGCGGGGAAGTCTACACTCTCCAACCAGCTGCTCGGCCGAAAA GTGTTCCCTGTCTCTAGGAAAGTGCACACCACTCGCAGTCAAGCTCTGGGGGTCATCACAGAGAAAGAGACCCAGGTG ATTCTACTTGACACACCTGGCCTCATCAGCCCTGCTAAACAGAAAAG ACACCATCTGGAGCTCTCTTTGTTGGAAGATCCTTGGAAGAGCATGGAATCGGCTGACCTGG TTGTGGTACTTGTGGATGTCTCAGACAAGTGGACTCGGAACCAGCTCAGTCCCCAGCTGCTCCGGTGCTTGACCCAGTTTTCCCAAGTCCCCAGCATCCTTGTCATGAACAAG GTTGATTGCCTGAAGCAGAAGTCTGTTCTCCTAGAGCTCACAGCCGCCCTCACTGAAGGTGTAGTCAATGGCAAGAAGCTCAAAATGAGGCAGGCCTTGCACTCACAGCCGGGCCCCCATCGCCCTAGCCCAGCAGCTCAGGGCCCAGACGTGCAGCCTGTGAGAGACCCTCAGCGGATGGGCTGGCCCcacttccaggagatcttcatgtTGTCAGCCCTAAGCCAGGAGGATGTAAAAACACTGAAG CAATACCTCCTGGCACAGGCCCAGCCAGGGCCCTGGGAGTTCCACAGTGAGGTGCTCACCAGCCAGACACCTGAGGAGATCTGTGCCAACATGATCAGAGAGAAGCTCCTGGAGTACCTGCCCAAGGAGGTGCCCTACAACATACAACAG AAAACAGAAGTCTGGGATGAAGGGCCAAGCGGGGAGCTGGTGATCGAGCAGAAGCTTCTGGTGCCCAAAGAATCTCACATG AAGATCCTGATTGGTCCAAAGGGGTACCTGATCGCTCAGATCGCACAGGAG GCGTCCCCGCCCAAGCTGCTGGCGGGAGCCACTAACCAGAACTGCCTGCAGGGCCTGGGGCCAGGCATGGACGCCGACAGGCTGACCGACTCCTGGCTGGCCTGGCCAAGTCTGCACCACATCTGCCGAGTCATGCCTTCTGCTGGAGGAAGGAACCTGCCTTAG
- the FLOT2 gene encoding flotillin-2 isoform X4 — protein MTEKELLAVACEQFLGKSVQDIKNVVLQTLEGHLRSILGTLTVEQIYQDRDQFAKLVREVAAPDVGRMGIEILSFTIKDVYDKVDYLSSLGKTQTAVVQRDADIGVAEAERDAGIREAECKKEMLDVKFMADTKIADSKRAFELQKSAFSEEVNIKTAEAQLAYELQGAREQQKIRQEEIEIEVVQRKKQIAVEAQEILRTDKELIATVRCPAEAEAHRIQQIAEGEKVKQVLLAQAEAEKIRKIGEAEAAVIEARGKAEAERMKLKAEAYQKYGDAAKMALVLDALPRIAAKIAAPLTKVDEIVVLSGDNSKVTSEVNRLLAELPASVHALTGVDLSKIPLIKKATGAQV, from the exons ATGACCGAGAAGGAGCTCCTGGCCGTGGCCTGTGAGCAGTTCCTGGGCAAGAGCGTGCAAGACATCAAGAACGTCGTCCTGCAGACTCTGGAGGGACACCTGCGCTCCATCCTTG GGACCCTGACGGTGGAGCAGATTTATCAGGACCGGGACCAGTTTGCCAAGCTGGTGCGGGAGGTGGCAGCCCCTGACGTCGGCCGCATGGGCATCGAGATCCTCAGCTTCACCATCAAG gatgTGTATGACAAAGTGGACTATCTGAGCTCCCTGGGCAAGACACAGACGGCTGTGGTCCAGAGAGATGCCGACATCGGGGTAGCTGAGGCCGAGCGGGACGCAGGCATCCGG GAAGCCGAGTGCAAGAAGGAGATGCTGGATGTGAAGTTCATGGCAGACACCAAGATCGCCGACTCCAAGCGAGCCTTCGAGCTGCAGAAGTCGGCCTTCAGCGAGGAGGTCAACATCAAG ACGGCTGAGGCCCAGCTGGCTTACGAGCTGCAAGGGGCGCGCGAGCAGCAGAAGATCCGGCAGGAGGAGATTGAGATCGAGGTTGTGCAGCGCAAGAAGCAGATTGCTGTGGAGGCGCAGGAGATCCTGCGCACGGACAAGGAGCTCATCGCCACGGTGCGCTGCCCCGCCGAGGCCGAGGCCCACCGCATACAGCAGATCGCCGAGGGCGAGAA GGTGAAGCAGGTCCTCCTGGCTCAGGCAGAAGCAGAGAAGATCCGCAAAATCGGGGAGGCAGAGGCAGCAGTCATTGAGGCGAGGGGCAAGGCAGAGGCCGAGCGGATGAAACTTAAGGCTGAGGCCTACCAGAAATACGGAGACGCAGCCAAGATGGCCTTGGTGTTGGACGCCCTGCCCCGG ATTGCTGCCAAAATTGCTGCCCCACTGACCAAAGTCGATGAGATTGTGGTCCTCAGCGGGGACAACAGCAAGGTGACGTCAGAAGTGAACCGCCTGCTGGCCGAGCTGCCCGCCTCTGTGCACGCCCTGACGGGCGTGGACCTGTCTAAG ATACCGCTGATCAAGAAGGCCACCGGTGCACAGGTGTGA
- the FLOT2 gene encoding flotillin-2 isoform X1 — MGNCHTVGPNEALVVSGGCCGSDYKQYVFGGWAWAWWCISDTQRISLEIMTLQPRCEDVETAEGVALTVTGVAQVKIMTEKELLAVACEQFLGKSVQDIKNVVLQTLEGHLRSILGTLTVEQIYQDRDQFAKLVREVAAPDVGRMGIEILSFTIKDVYDKVDYLSSLGKTQTAVVQRDADIGVAEAERDAGIREAECKKEMLDVKFMADTKIADSKRAFELQKSAFSEEVNIKTAEAQLAYELQGAREQQKIRQEEIEIEVVQRKKQIAVEAQEILRTDKELIATVRCPAEAEAHRIQQIAEGEKVKQVLLAQAEAEKIRKIGEAEAAVIEARGKAEAERMKLKAEAYQKYGDAAKMALVLDALPRIAAKIAAPLTKVDEIVVLSGDNSKVTSEVNRLLAELPASVHALTGVDLSKIPLIKKATGAQV; from the exons GATTTCCCTAGAGATTATGACGTTGCAGCCCCGCTGTGAGGACGTAGAGACGGCCGAGGGGGTAGCTTTAACTGTGACGGGTGTCGCCCAG GTGAAGATCATGACCGAGAAGGAGCTCCTGGCCGTGGCCTGTGAGCAGTTCCTGGGCAAGAGCGTGCAAGACATCAAGAACGTCGTCCTGCAGACTCTGGAGGGACACCTGCGCTCCATCCTTG GGACCCTGACGGTGGAGCAGATTTATCAGGACCGGGACCAGTTTGCCAAGCTGGTGCGGGAGGTGGCAGCCCCTGACGTCGGCCGCATGGGCATCGAGATCCTCAGCTTCACCATCAAG gatgTGTATGACAAAGTGGACTATCTGAGCTCCCTGGGCAAGACACAGACGGCTGTGGTCCAGAGAGATGCCGACATCGGGGTAGCTGAGGCCGAGCGGGACGCAGGCATCCGG GAAGCCGAGTGCAAGAAGGAGATGCTGGATGTGAAGTTCATGGCAGACACCAAGATCGCCGACTCCAAGCGAGCCTTCGAGCTGCAGAAGTCGGCCTTCAGCGAGGAGGTCAACATCAAG ACGGCTGAGGCCCAGCTGGCTTACGAGCTGCAAGGGGCGCGCGAGCAGCAGAAGATCCGGCAGGAGGAGATTGAGATCGAGGTTGTGCAGCGCAAGAAGCAGATTGCTGTGGAGGCGCAGGAGATCCTGCGCACGGACAAGGAGCTCATCGCCACGGTGCGCTGCCCCGCCGAGGCCGAGGCCCACCGCATACAGCAGATCGCCGAGGGCGAGAA GGTGAAGCAGGTCCTCCTGGCTCAGGCAGAAGCAGAGAAGATCCGCAAAATCGGGGAGGCAGAGGCAGCAGTCATTGAGGCGAGGGGCAAGGCAGAGGCCGAGCGGATGAAACTTAAGGCTGAGGCCTACCAGAAATACGGAGACGCAGCCAAGATGGCCTTGGTGTTGGACGCCCTGCCCCGG ATTGCTGCCAAAATTGCTGCCCCACTGACCAAAGTCGATGAGATTGTGGTCCTCAGCGGGGACAACAGCAAGGTGACGTCAGAAGTGAACCGCCTGCTGGCCGAGCTGCCCGCCTCTGTGCACGCCCTGACGGGCGTGGACCTGTCTAAG ATACCGCTGATCAAGAAGGCCACCGGTGCACAGGTGTGA
- the FLOT2 gene encoding flotillin-2 isoform X3, with protein sequence MTLQPRCEDVETAEGVALTVTGVAQVKIMTEKELLAVACEQFLGKSVQDIKNVVLQTLEGHLRSILGTLTVEQIYQDRDQFAKLVREVAAPDVGRMGIEILSFTIKDVYDKVDYLSSLGKTQTAVVQRDADIGVAEAERDAGIREAECKKEMLDVKFMADTKIADSKRAFELQKSAFSEEVNIKTAEAQLAYELQGAREQQKIRQEEIEIEVVQRKKQIAVEAQEILRTDKELIATVRCPAEAEAHRIQQIAEGEKVKQVLLAQAEAEKIRKIGEAEAAVIEARGKAEAERMKLKAEAYQKYGDAAKMALVLDALPRIAAKIAAPLTKVDEIVVLSGDNSKVTSEVNRLLAELPASVHALTGVDLSKIPLIKKATGAQV encoded by the exons ATGACGTTGCAGCCCCGCTGTGAGGACGTAGAGACGGCCGAGGGGGTAGCTTTAACTGTGACGGGTGTCGCCCAG GTGAAGATCATGACCGAGAAGGAGCTCCTGGCCGTGGCCTGTGAGCAGTTCCTGGGCAAGAGCGTGCAAGACATCAAGAACGTCGTCCTGCAGACTCTGGAGGGACACCTGCGCTCCATCCTTG GGACCCTGACGGTGGAGCAGATTTATCAGGACCGGGACCAGTTTGCCAAGCTGGTGCGGGAGGTGGCAGCCCCTGACGTCGGCCGCATGGGCATCGAGATCCTCAGCTTCACCATCAAG gatgTGTATGACAAAGTGGACTATCTGAGCTCCCTGGGCAAGACACAGACGGCTGTGGTCCAGAGAGATGCCGACATCGGGGTAGCTGAGGCCGAGCGGGACGCAGGCATCCGG GAAGCCGAGTGCAAGAAGGAGATGCTGGATGTGAAGTTCATGGCAGACACCAAGATCGCCGACTCCAAGCGAGCCTTCGAGCTGCAGAAGTCGGCCTTCAGCGAGGAGGTCAACATCAAG ACGGCTGAGGCCCAGCTGGCTTACGAGCTGCAAGGGGCGCGCGAGCAGCAGAAGATCCGGCAGGAGGAGATTGAGATCGAGGTTGTGCAGCGCAAGAAGCAGATTGCTGTGGAGGCGCAGGAGATCCTGCGCACGGACAAGGAGCTCATCGCCACGGTGCGCTGCCCCGCCGAGGCCGAGGCCCACCGCATACAGCAGATCGCCGAGGGCGAGAA GGTGAAGCAGGTCCTCCTGGCTCAGGCAGAAGCAGAGAAGATCCGCAAAATCGGGGAGGCAGAGGCAGCAGTCATTGAGGCGAGGGGCAAGGCAGAGGCCGAGCGGATGAAACTTAAGGCTGAGGCCTACCAGAAATACGGAGACGCAGCCAAGATGGCCTTGGTGTTGGACGCCCTGCCCCGG ATTGCTGCCAAAATTGCTGCCCCACTGACCAAAGTCGATGAGATTGTGGTCCTCAGCGGGGACAACAGCAAGGTGACGTCAGAAGTGAACCGCCTGCTGGCCGAGCTGCCCGCCTCTGTGCACGCCCTGACGGGCGTGGACCTGTCTAAG ATACCGCTGATCAAGAAGGCCACCGGTGCACAGGTGTGA